Sequence from the Gemmatimonadaceae bacterium genome:
AGCATCGTCACCGCCGCGAAGATACAGCAGGTGCGCGTGCAGTTCGGCGAGCACCAGCATGGTGCCGGCGTAGCGTACGCCGCTCCGGGCGTTGGCGCGCTGGGTGCGAATGGCGCGGGAATGCCATTGGTCGCGTGGGTTGGCGAGCGCGAGGAGCGCGCTCGTGTCAACGAGAACGCGCACCGCGCCCGGGGCCGCGCTTGCGCGGCCGTTTCGCTTCTCTCAACTCCTTCGGCTCGCCCGATTGCGCTGACGGCACCAATTCGCTCGGCGACTCGGCCACCGCGGTGACGCTGCGCTCGTAGGCGTCGTATCCGCCGCCGTACAGGTAGTCGTCGGCGCGTTCGGAGAGATCCGGCGGCCCGTCGACATCCTTGGACATCGTGATGAGTAGTTCCATACCGGATACACGGTTCGGCGCGCGAAGCTGCTCCGCCAACGCCCACAGTCCGCGACGGAACAGTTCCGTGCGCGACAGGCCGGTCTCGTGAGCGAGATCGTCGAGCAACGCGCGGTCCCGGTCACCGAGATAGACGACCGCCTGTTCGCGGACGCGCTTCGGCGTAGCTGACATAACGTACTCCTCAAGTGTACATGTACATCATACATGTGTTCGTTCCCGGGGTCAAGACGAACATCGCCCCGCGCGCAGGCATGATCGGTTCCGCGCGCCTCCAACACGCCATCGTCCCGGAGCAATCGGTATCAATCGCTTGCCCGCCCGGCTGGCTTAGTTTTCGAGGATGCCCAACCAACCCGACGTCCTCGAAAAACTCGTGTCCCTGTGCAAGCGCCGCGGATTCATCTTCCAGTCGTCCGAGATCTATGGCGGCGCGGGATCGGTGTGGGACTACGGGCCGCTCGGCGTCGAGCTCAAGAAGAACCTGAAGGACAAGTGGTGGAATGCCATGGTCCGCGCCCGCGACGACATCGCGGGCCTGGACGCGGCCATCCTCATGCATCCGCGCGTGTGGGAGGCCAGCGGTCACGTTGCCGGCTTCAGCGACCCCCTCATCGACTGCAAGAACTGTAAAAAGCGCTTCCGCGCCGACGATCCGAAGATCAAGGGAACGCCGGGGACCCCGGACGCGCAGTGCCCCGCGTGCGGCATGAAGGGCACGCTGTCCGAGCCGCGCATGTTCAACCTGAAGTTCAAGACGTTCATCGGCCCCGTCGAAGACTCGGCGTCCGTCGCGTACCTGCGCCCGGAGACGGCCCAGGGCATTTATGTGAATTTTCTAAACGTCCAGCAGTCGACGCGGCAGAAGGTGCCGTTCGGCATCGCGCAGATCGGCAAGGCGTTTCGCAACGAGATCACGCCGGGGAATTTCATTTTCCGCACGCGCGAGTTCGAGCAGATGGAGATGCAGTTCTTCGTCGAGCCCGGCACCGACATGCACTGGTTCGAGTACTGGAAAGAGCAGCGCATGAACTGGCACAAGTCGCTCGGGATCGATCCGGCACGGCTGCTGTTCCATCAACACACCCCGGACGAGCTGGCGCACTACGCCCGCGCCGCGTTCGACATCCAGTTCGATTTTGGCGGCACGCTCGATTTCCAGGAAATCGAGGGCGTGCACAATCGCGGCGACTTCGACCTGACGCGGCACCAGGAGTACTCGGGCAAGAAGCTCGAATACTTCGATCAGCCGAACAATCGGCGCTACGTGCCATTCGTCGTCGAAACGTCGGTGGGTGCCGATCGCACCACGCTCGCGGTGCTCGTGAACGGGTATCGCGAAGAGAAAGTCGAAGGGGAAGACGAAGGGCGCACGGTGCTCGGGCTGCATCCCTCGCTCGCGCCGATCAAGGCCGGCGTGTTTCCGCTCGTCAAGAAAGACGGCATGCCGGAGTTCGCGGAGAAGCTGACCAACGAGCTGCGTGCACACTTTCCGGTGTTCTACGACGAGTCGGGCGCGATTGGCCGCCGCTATCGCCGCCAGGACGAAGTTGGAACGCCGTACTGCATCACGGTCGACGGGCAGACGACGCAGGATCAAACCGTGACGCTGCGCGATCGCGATACGCTCAAACAGGAACGGGTCGCCGCTGGCCGCGTTGCCGAGATCATCCGCGCTCGTATCGCGACGTGAGCCCGGTGGCTGCCGGCGCGTTGACGCTCGAGCGTTTGCGGGGCGAGGGTGAGGCATTCTTCACCGAAATCTCGCGCGAATATTATCTCGCCCACGCGGGGCTCAAGGCGACCGCGGATCTTCAGCCGATCTACGTGAAGTACGCCGACATTCTCGGCCCCGACGCGCTGGCGTTCACGCTCGACATGTTTCGCGGCTCGACCGAGGGCAGCGAGGAGCATCGCTCGGCGCGGCTGCTGCTCGACTGGACGGCCGAGTCACAGAGCTCGCGCCAGCTGGTGTCGCTCGACGAGCGTGAGATCGCGTGGGAGGGAAGCGCGGTCGTCGACGTCGATCAGGGCCGGCGCATTCAGTACGAGGCGGTCTCGATCGAGATGGCGAATGCCGCGGACCGACGTGACCGGCACGCGATCGAGGCGGCGCGCGCGAAGCTCGTCCAGTCCGGGTTGGCGCCAATCCGCCGCGAACGCACGCAGCGCGAGCGCGACATCACCGAGCAGCTGGGCCTCGCAGCGGGGTACAACCAGACGTGGGAGCTGCTGAGCGGCATCTCGCTCGACGGACTCCGAGCCGAGTGCGAGCAGTTCCTGCGCGATACGGATGCGTTGTGGAACGAGGTATTGCCGGAGTTCGCCAAGCGCGTGCTCGGCATGACGCCGGCCGAGTTGACGCGCGCCGATGCACTGGCCCTGTTCCGGGCGCGCGAGTTCGACGCGTACTTCCCGCCGGCGCGGATGGAGGAATCGATCGCGCGGCAGGTGCGCGAGATGGGCGTCGATCCGCTCGCGTCGGGGCGCGTGATTCTCGACACCAGCGAGCGCGAAGGGAAGCGCGGCCGCGCGTTCTGCTCGCCGGTGCGCATTCCGGACGAGGTGTATCTGGTCTTGCGGCCGCACGGCGGCCAGTCGGACTGGACCACGTTTCTGCACGAGCTGGGACACGCGCTCCACTTCGCGTACATGCGTCCCGACCTGGCGTTCGAGTATCGCTGCCTGGGCGACAGCTCGATCACGGAAGGCTATGCGATGCTGTTCGACCACCGCATGGAGGACGCGGGGTGGCTCAAACGGTACACGGAGCTCGGGGCGACGAACCTACAGCCGTTCGTGCGTGCGTCGGGATTCGAGGAGCTGCATTTCCTGCGCCGGTATTGCGCAAAGTTGATTTATGAAGTTCAAATGTACGCGACGGACGACTGGAACACGGTGCCCGATCTCTACGTCGACGTGCTGACGTCGGCGACGACGTTTCGCTACGACCGCGCGGACGCCTTCGTCGACGTCGATGCGCGGTTCTATGCGGCGCGCTATCTCCGCGCGTGGCAGTTGCAGGCGCTGATCAACGAAACGCTCGTCGAACGCTACGATATGGATTGGTGGCGCAATCCGCGCGCGGGGCCGTGGATCTGTTCGGCGTTGTTTGGTGAAGGGCAGCGCGAGTTGGCGCACGAGCAGGCGCAGCGCGTGGCGGGGAAGCCGTTGTCGTTTGCGCCGCTGGTGCGGGCGGTGGAGCGGATGCTGGGGTAGGGCAGCGCAGTCACCCCGCGCGGAGGCGCGTGGCGCTCCGCCTTTTGTCATCCCGAGCGGAGGCGCGTAGCGCCGGAGTCGAGGGACCCCCGTCCCGACGGAGAAGCCGTACGGAGCGCTCCGCTGAGCCAGGGGTCCTTCGTTGCGCTCCGCTCAGGACGACACAGGAAAATGATGCTCGTTCACGATGACAAACGAGCTGCACCTACAATTGCGGGTGCACCTACTCCAACCGCATCGCCGTCAGCGGATCGACCCGCGACGCTCGCACCGCCGGTACCAAGCTCGCCGTCAACGCCGCGAGCACGATCAGCGTCGTGACGCCAATCCATGTCGCCGGATCGTGCACGCCGATGCCGTACAGCATGCCTGCCACGAATCGCGTGAGCAGCGACGCCGCGACGAGGCCGACTGCCACGCCCGTCGCCGCGAGCTTCGCGGCGTCCCACAACACCATGCGCGTGACGTCGCCGCCCTTCGCGCCCAACGCCATGCGAATACCGAGCTCGCGCGTTCGCTGCGCGACGCCGTACGACATCACGCCGTACACACCGGCCGACGAGAGCAGCGTCGCGAGAATCGCGAACACGGCGAGGAGCGACAGCGTGAGCTTGCGTGCCTGGAGCGATTCGGACATCACCTGCTCCATCGATTCCAGCTGCGCGATCGGTTGATTCGGCGCGATGTCGTGAATGACCTGGCGCACTGAGGGCACCAGGGCCTCGGGATCGCCCTGCGTCGCGACGAGCATCGTCATGTTGCCCAGCTGCCACGGCTGCTGCGCGGCCGGAACGTAAATGCCCGGGGACGGCGTGCCCTCGAGCCCCGCTTCGCGAATGTCGGCCGCGACGCCGACGATCGTCGCCGGCTTGTCGGTCCACGGCATCAACTGGTGGCCAATCGGATTGTCGGTGAAATACTTCTTCGCGAACGTTTCGTTGATCACCACCACCGGTTGCTGCCCAAGGACGTCGGCGTCGGTGATACCGCGGCCCGACTTGATCGTGATGCCGAACGTCCGGAAAAAGTCGGAGCCGACCACACGGAACTCGCCGAACGGCTGCCGCGTCGGATCCGTCTCCGTCGGCCTTCCCACGATTTCGAAGCTGCCGTTCGTCCCCCAGCTTTGCGCCGGCAGAAGCGAGATCATCGACACGCTGCGCACGCCTGGAATCGCGCGCAGACGATCCGTCACCGGGCCGAAGAATCCAGTGTAGCGCGCGCTGTCACCGAACTGTCCCGTGGGCGCCGACACCTTGAACGTCAGCAGGCGATCGGTCTTGAAACCCGGATCGGTATTCACGACGGCGACGAACGCGCGAACCACGAGTCCCGCACCAATCAGCAGGACCACCGAGAGCGCGATCTCCGTGGCGATGAACGTGTTGAGCGTGCGATGCTGCCGCCGGCTCGTGCCGCCGCGGCCCGCGGTCTCGGTGAGATCCTGCCGGAGATCGACGTCGCTCGAGCGCAGCGCCGGCACGATGCCGAACACGATTCCCGTGACGCACGAAACGCCGAACGCGAACAACAAGACGCTGGCATTGAGATGGACCGTCTCCGCCCGCGGGAGCGCGGCCGCG
This genomic interval carries:
- a CDS encoding glycine--tRNA ligase, whose product is MPNQPDVLEKLVSLCKRRGFIFQSSEIYGGAGSVWDYGPLGVELKKNLKDKWWNAMVRARDDIAGLDAAILMHPRVWEASGHVAGFSDPLIDCKNCKKRFRADDPKIKGTPGTPDAQCPACGMKGTLSEPRMFNLKFKTFIGPVEDSASVAYLRPETAQGIYVNFLNVQQSTRQKVPFGIAQIGKAFRNEITPGNFIFRTREFEQMEMQFFVEPGTDMHWFEYWKEQRMNWHKSLGIDPARLLFHQHTPDELAHYARAAFDIQFDFGGTLDFQEIEGVHNRGDFDLTRHQEYSGKKLEYFDQPNNRRYVPFVVETSVGADRTTLAVLVNGYREEKVEGEDEGRTVLGLHPSLAPIKAGVFPLVKKDGMPEFAEKLTNELRAHFPVFYDESGAIGRRYRRQDEVGTPYCITVDGQTTQDQTVTLRDRDTLKQERVAAGRVAEIIRARIAT
- a CDS encoding ABC transporter permease encodes the protein MDTLLQDLRFAARSLRKQRGTTAIAILCLALGIGANTAIFTVVRAVLLESLPYRDPSHLAKLYEAGIYNGKRGLGSVSVPNYLDIKARNTAFVSMAAYNGGGADLGGTGQPERVKQVRATAEFFDVLGSRPLIGRTFAPGEDQAGHDVAILSEGFWRRRYAGDPHLIGQTISLDNRAFTVIGVMPSTFDFPISASHNDVWVPLVFTPDNLKQRGSHWLQVVGRLRPGIDSVAANARLDPLAKQLARDFPDQQKDRLLQMVPLNTIVVGRVRPTLMLLLGAVGMVLLIACANVANLLLARAAGRTREVAIRTALGAERARLVRQLLTESILLAVSGGLLGLLVAYWGLHAILTYAAAALPRAETVHLNASVLLFAFGVSCVTGIVFGIVPALRSSDVDLRQDLTETAGRGGTSRRQHRTLNTFIATEIALSVVLLIGAGLVVRAFVAVVNTDPGFKTDRLLTFKVSAPTGQFGDSARYTGFFGPVTDRLRAIPGVRSVSMISLLPAQSWGTNGSFEIVGRPTETDPTRQPFGEFRVVGSDFFRTFGITIKSGRGITDADVLGQQPVVVINETFAKKYFTDNPIGHQLMPWTDKPATIVGVAADIREAGLEGTPSPGIYVPAAQQPWQLGNMTMLVATQGDPEALVPSVRQVIHDIAPNQPIAQLESMEQVMSESLQARKLTLSLLAVFAILATLLSSAGVYGVMSYGVAQRTRELGIRMALGAKGGDVTRMVLWDAAKLAATGVAVGLVAASLLTRFVAGMLYGIGVHDPATWIGVTTLIVLAALTASLVPAVRASRVDPLTAMRLE